One window of the Mycoplasmopsis anatis genome contains the following:
- a CDS encoding DNA methyltransferase: MKLTQEEKERINFHSYKKINGLNSYLGTFPLELPTYFISKYSNENDLVMDNFSGRGSSLVAARMLKRNFIGNDLNPYAYVCSKFKTIKNMKKEDILNQIDNLKNEFLIWKENNLIDPDDLIFNDIKIFFHWDTLVELFFIREKIGKNWLTNNDLDNTILCFLLSILHGNERKDGNSSYLSISMPNTISMSPNYVKNYIKNNNLNLKYRNVFELLKRRIDLNWNEVLETSENYLKIFFANSTEELSFVDDQSVQIVFTSPPYLKVVNYTNSNWLRLWVLGFEREKLKNEIKLDDKHNFDSYCNFILSYLKNIYPKIKINGYVFLVIGDVNDFDLANETWNTIKDEVKFELINIFEQNIDSNKKILKILKSKSNATKKDKIIMLRKY, encoded by the coding sequence TTGAAACTAACTCAAGAAGAAAAAGAGAGAATAAATTTTCACTCATATAAAAAAATAAATGGTTTAAACAGTTATTTAGGAACGTTCCCTTTAGAATTGCCAACTTACTTTATTTCTAAATATAGCAATGAAAACGATTTAGTTATGGATAATTTTTCAGGACGTGGTTCTAGCTTAGTAGCTGCTAGAATGCTCAAAAGAAATTTCATTGGTAATGATTTAAATCCATATGCTTATGTCTGCTCTAAATTTAAGACGATTAAAAATATGAAAAAAGAAGATATTTTAAATCAAATAGATAATTTAAAAAATGAATTTTTAATTTGAAAAGAAAATAACTTAATCGACCCCGATGATTTAATTTTTAATGATATTAAGATATTTTTTCATTGAGATACATTAGTTGAATTATTTTTTATCAGAGAAAAAATAGGCAAGAACTGATTAACTAATAATGATTTAGATAATACAATTTTATGTTTTTTACTTTCTATACTACACGGTAATGAAAGAAAAGACGGAAACAGTTCATACTTAAGCATTTCTATGCCTAACACAATATCAATGTCCCCTAACTATGTTAAAAACTATATTAAAAATAATAACCTAAATCTTAAATATAGAAATGTTTTTGAATTATTAAAAAGAAGAATTGACTTAAATTGAAATGAAGTACTTGAAACGAGTGAAAATTACTTAAAGATATTCTTTGCAAATTCAACAGAGGAGTTAAGTTTTGTTGATGATCAAAGTGTTCAAATTGTTTTTACTTCACCACCATATCTTAAAGTTGTGAATTACACTAACTCAAATTGATTAAGATTGTGAGTTTTAGGTTTCGAAAGAGAAAAATTAAAAAATGAAATTAAATTAGATGATAAACATAATTTTGATTCATATTGTAATTTCATACTTAGTTATTTAAAAAATATTTATCCTAAGATAAAAATTAATGGTTATGTATTTTTAGTGATAGGGGATGTTAATGATTTTGACCTTGCTAATGAAACATGAAATACAATAAAGGATGAAGTTAAATTTGAATTGATCAATATTTTTGAACAGAACATAGATAGCAATAAAAAGATATTAAAAATTCTAAAGAGTAAATCAAATGCTACCAAAAAAGACAAAATTATTATGCTTAGAAAATATTAG
- a CDS encoding DUF2326 domain-containing protein, with protein MDFILGKYIDENKIEPKILNYYIEAVVLFNNKKYHIKIIFEQGNFNNVFVNDKKMSLKQYITSFNIKRELFSSQISLSNNSKTKLLNYQPYLELLKLDNLSQLVNKIYNLRKELSILKISKKEIVKQLIKILDKKESEVIDELIFWADKDIEKLEKITKNNLAIINNNKRVVIDEKLSLQYEIDSKNLKIKLDDIQKLTSEKERLIKFIDFMKEDNVKSSTIISILEMTKQKVPEMVKKQLIEVEQFHKNITSDRKEILEKKIKNINEYINILSNEIEEIKFRIESFNNIVSKNTELDSSLIKYNQETTELKKLKYQKAELSNLEQVINSINRVSKEIRTSLILLNETLRNYDDVISKYRTFLCEMTKKCYSQSKNVIAFFNIEIDQKKITKNLIKFILSLNTETNEHSEKFKNCIIDYLVFNFNDYIPFLIQDYSCFNGLELQQIKSIIQEAKTISEKNNKQLIIAINKSQVIDNEFLDQIKSSAV; from the coding sequence ATGGACTTTATTTTGGGTAAATATATTGATGAAAATAAAATTGAACCTAAGATATTAAATTATTATATTGAAGCTGTTGTTCTATTTAATAATAAAAAGTATCATATAAAAATAATTTTTGAACAAGGTAATTTTAATAATGTTTTTGTTAATGATAAGAAAATGAGCTTAAAACAATACATAACAAGTTTTAACATAAAAAGAGAGTTATTTTCTAGTCAAATTTCATTGTCGAACAATTCTAAAACTAAATTGTTAAATTACCAACCTTATTTAGAACTATTAAAACTAGATAATTTAAGTCAATTAGTTAATAAAATCTACAATTTAAGAAAAGAATTATCAATTTTAAAAATCTCAAAGAAAGAAATTGTAAAACAACTAATTAAAATCTTGGATAAAAAAGAATCAGAAGTTATTGACGAACTAATCTTTTGAGCAGATAAAGATATTGAGAAATTAGAAAAGATAACTAAAAATAATCTTGCTATTATCAATAATAATAAAAGAGTAGTAATAGATGAAAAACTATCCTTACAATATGAAATTGATTCAAAAAACTTAAAAATTAAACTAGATGATATACAAAAATTAACTAGTGAAAAAGAAAGACTTATAAAATTTATTGATTTTATGAAAGAAGATAATGTTAAAAGTTCAACAATAATATCAATTTTAGAAATGACTAAGCAAAAGGTACCCGAAATGGTTAAAAAACAATTGATTGAAGTAGAACAATTTCACAAAAACATTACAAGCGATAGAAAAGAAATACTAGAAAAAAAGATAAAAAATATAAATGAATATATAAATATTTTGAGTAATGAAATTGAAGAAATAAAATTCAGAATAGAAAGCTTTAACAACATTGTTAGTAAAAATACTGAACTAGATAGTAGTTTAATTAAATACAATCAAGAAACTACAGAATTAAAAAAATTAAAGTATCAAAAAGCTGAATTATCGAATCTGGAACAAGTGATAAATTCAATTAACAGGGTTTCAAAAGAAATTAGAACTTCTCTAATATTGTTAAATGAAACCTTAAGAAATTATGATGATGTTATTAGTAAATATAGAACCTTTTTATGTGAAATGACTAAAAAATGTTATTCTCAAAGTAAAAATGTTATAGCTTTCTTTAATATAGAAATTGATCAGAAAAAAATAACTAAAAATCTAATTAAATTTATATTATCATTGAATACCGAAACAAATGAACACAGTGAAAAATTCAAAAACTGTATTATTGATTATTTAGTTTTTAACTTTAATGATTACATCCCATTTTTAATACAGGACTATTCTTGTTTTAATGGACTAGAATTACAACAGATAAAATCAATTATTCAAGAAGCTAAAACAATATCTGAAAAGAATAACAAACAACTAATCATTGCTATTAATAAATCTCAAGTTATTGATAATGAATTTTTGGATCAAATAAAGTCTAGTGCAGTTTAA
- a CDS encoding IS30 family transposase, whose translation MNYTQLKPEERLIIQIHYGIKTLKEIGKMLKRSVSTISREIKRNSNIYGCYDASYAHKKMRIRQCYSRNHNAYSDKAFNDFFVKNYEKNYHGVEATLKLYQEKTNKKGYSVKTIYKWIKSNIWVLKMNNRLRKAYVKNGKRKTDYKVRLTNGNKYVYPIAMRPKDIDKREKWGHWEIDLVIGRKMKGHHNLLTLTERKTRFTYIKRVKSKFSLEINKVLKKIIEESKYPFLSITSDNGFEFQSLGLVAHENDLVIYKAQTYCSFQRGSNENINGLIRRKHKKGFDFTNLTDEQIQELQDKINNMPRKIFGFKSSKEIAEQEYEIELFLLNQLPDLEW comes from the coding sequence ATGAATTATACACAATTAAAACCAGAAGAGAGATTAATAATTCAAATTCATTACGGAATTAAAACACTAAAAGAAATTGGAAAAATGCTTAAAAGATCAGTTAGTACAATCTCAAGGGAAATTAAAAGAAATTCTAATATTTATGGATGTTACGATGCATCATATGCACATAAAAAAATGAGAATTAGACAATGCTATTCAAGAAATCACAATGCATATTCAGACAAAGCATTTAACGATTTCTTTGTTAAAAATTACGAAAAAAATTATCACGGGGTTGAAGCAACTCTTAAACTTTATCAAGAAAAAACTAATAAAAAAGGTTATTCTGTAAAAACTATTTATAAATGGATTAAGTCGAATATTTGAGTTCTCAAAATGAATAATAGACTAAGAAAGGCGTATGTTAAAAACGGTAAAAGAAAAACAGATTATAAAGTTAGATTAACAAACGGAAATAAATATGTCTACCCTATTGCTATGAGACCAAAAGATATTGATAAAAGAGAAAAATGAGGTCACTGAGAAATAGACTTAGTTATCGGAAGAAAAATGAAAGGACATCATAATTTATTAACATTAACCGAAAGAAAAACACGTTTTACCTATATAAAAAGGGTTAAAAGTAAATTTTCTCTTGAAATAAACAAAGTATTAAAGAAAATAATTGAAGAATCAAAATACCCATTTTTATCAATAACTTCTGATAATGGTTTTGAGTTTCAATCTCTCGGACTAGTAGCTCACGAAAATGATTTAGTAATTTATAAAGCACAGACATATTGTTCATTTCAGAGAGGTTCTAATGAAAATATAAATGGTTTAATAAGAAGAAAACATAAAAAAGGATTTGATTTTACTAATTTAACAGATGAACAAATCCAGGAACTTCAAGATAAAATAAACAATATGCCGAGAAAAATTTTTGGTTTTAAATCCTCTAAAGAAATAGCCGAACAAGAATACGAAATAGAACTATTTTTATTAAACCAATTACCTGATCTTGAATGATAG
- a CDS encoding DNA adenine methylase: MSIEIIKNIEIEGKEKTTEKLNPFVVWPGGKRQLLKYIFPLFPKNYNKYIEAFLGGGAVFFNLQPSKAIINDANEELINAYLAIKSNPEELIEFLKEHGKNNSKDYYYKIRSLDRNINFSSLSSVERAARFIYISKSCFNGLIRINKKGQINSSFGNKSEITFDYENIRKISKFLNENNDVEIINGDYKEVFKRLNSGDFVYLDPPYFPVSANAELVHYTKEDFTTEKQIELKNECDKLTQRGIKFLLSNADCDFIRDLWKDYEILTVETKRMICSDPSKRGPVNEVLVKNY; encoded by the coding sequence TTGAGTATAGAAATAATAAAAAATATTGAAATTGAAGGAAAAGAGAAAACAACTGAAAAATTAAATCCATTTGTCGTTTGACCAGGAGGTAAAAGACAACTATTAAAATATATATTTCCCTTATTTCCTAAAAATTACAATAAATATATAGAAGCATTTTTAGGTGGTGGAGCTGTATTTTTTAATTTACAACCCTCAAAAGCTATTATTAATGATGCTAATGAAGAACTAATCAATGCTTACTTAGCAATAAAGTCAAATCCAGAAGAGTTAATAGAGTTCTTAAAAGAACATGGCAAAAATAATTCAAAAGATTATTATTACAAAATAAGATCATTAGATAGAAACATAAATTTTTCATCATTAAGTAGTGTAGAAAGAGCTGCAAGATTTATTTATATAAGTAAAAGTTGTTTTAATGGCCTTATTAGAATTAACAAAAAAGGACAAATTAATAGCTCTTTTGGGAATAAAAGCGAAATTACTTTTGATTATGAAAATATTAGAAAAATATCAAAGTTTTTAAACGAAAATAATGATGTAGAAATAATCAATGGAGATTATAAGGAAGTGTTTAAGCGTTTAAATAGTGGAGATTTTGTATATTTAGACCCACCATATTTTCCTGTTTCAGCAAATGCTGAGTTAGTTCATTATACAAAAGAGGATTTCACTACTGAAAAACAAATAGAATTAAAAAATGAGTGTGATAAATTAACACAAAGAGGAATAAAATTTTTACTTTCTAACGCTGACTGTGATTTTATAAGAGATTTATGAAAAGATTATGAAATTTTAACTGTTGAAACAAAAAGAATGATCTGTTCAGATCCAAGTAAACGAGGTCCTGTGAACGAAGTTTTAGTAAAAAACTATTAA
- a CDS encoding MAGa7180 family putative nuclease, whose amino-acid sequence MKYKRKFYNQKDYFLDEKNQVVILSEELFNTLRNKEDKFTSYKKIGGSTVGDVLEVGHFNTQFSAFCHITRLKMDVLQKKYINAGTILEPKIFDVLRETFKGLNIMNYSAKDYDYDYFAGKDEIIGGVPDGYIPSKNMILEIKTTGAKNYETWNKKNDNGYFENIPANYIKQAQLYSYLIGADKYSIVAAFLEEDKGDYENPENVDLSQRRIANYTFKVNLAETRDDINKIKDWYFFYTNTLTSPKYDLTKDKMQVDYLRCKNEQEWEELLNKWKEEGKADLDVVP is encoded by the coding sequence TTGAAATATAAAAGAAAATTTTACAATCAAAAAGACTACTTTTTAGATGAAAAGAATCAAGTTGTTATTTTATCTGAAGAATTATTTAATACATTAAGAAATAAGGAAGATAAATTTACATCATATAAAAAAATTGGTGGTAGCACTGTAGGAGATGTTTTGGAAGTTGGACACTTCAACACTCAATTTAGTGCCTTCTGCCATATAACAAGATTAAAAATGGACGTTTTGCAAAAGAAATACATAAATGCAGGTACTATTTTGGAACCTAAAATTTTTGATGTACTTAGAGAAACCTTTAAAGGTTTAAACATTATGAATTATAGTGCTAAAGACTATGATTATGATTATTTTGCAGGTAAAGATGAAATAATAGGTGGAGTTCCTGATGGTTATATTCCATCGAAAAATATGATTTTAGAAATTAAAACTACTGGCGCTAAAAATTATGAAACTTGAAATAAGAAAAACGATAATGGATATTTTGAAAACATACCTGCAAATTACATAAAACAAGCACAGCTATATTCATATTTAATAGGAGCTGATAAATACAGTATTGTAGCAGCGTTTTTAGAAGAAGATAAAGGTGATTATGAAAACCCAGAAAATGTTGATTTAAGTCAGAGAAGAATAGCAAATTATACTTTTAAAGTAAATTTAGCTGAAACAAGAGATGATATAAACAAAATAAAGGATTGATACTTTTTTTACACTAATACATTAACTTCACCCAAATATGACTTAACTAAAGATAAAATGCAAGTTGATTATCTACGTTGCAAAAATGAACAAGAATGAGAAGAATTATTAAACAAGTGAAAAGAAGAAGGAAAAGCTGATTTGGATGTAGTTCCTTAA
- a CDS encoding DUF6088 family protein → MNYKQLIKERIENFKRDYVFIISDFYDITNYETIKSTINRFEKEGYIKRILPGLFYKPFYVELINEYSIPSPLDVAKGIARKYNWNIAPSGDAALNILGLSNQVVVKYIFISNGRYASFKYDNFEIDFKKVNNKDINDKSYLSALIIQALKTIGKRNITKRQVEYLNKKFNESEKSLLMKECKTTDAWVYELIKLICIK, encoded by the coding sequence GTGAACTATAAACAATTAATTAAAGAAAGAATTGAAAACTTTAAACGCGATTATGTTTTTATAATTAGTGATTTTTATGATATTACAAATTACGAAACAATAAAGAGCACGATAAATAGATTTGAAAAAGAGGGATATATAAAAAGAATTTTGCCTGGTTTATTTTATAAACCTTTTTATGTCGAATTAATAAATGAATATAGCATTCCATCCCCTCTAGATGTTGCTAAAGGAATTGCAAGAAAGTATAATTGAAATATTGCTCCATCAGGTGATGCAGCTTTAAACATACTTGGTTTATCCAATCAAGTTGTTGTTAAATATATTTTTATTTCAAATGGAAGATATGCTTCATTTAAATATGACAATTTTGAGATTGATTTTAAAAAAGTGAACAATAAAGATATCAACGATAAGTCTTATTTAAGCGCGTTGATAATACAAGCATTAAAAACTATAGGAAAAAGAAATATAACAAAGAGACAAGTTGAATATTTAAATAAAAAATTTAATGAGAGTGAAAAAAGTTTATTAATGAAAGAATGTAAAACAACAGATGCTTGAGTTTATGAACTTATTAAACTTATTTGTATTAAATAA
- a CDS encoding transposase-like zinc-binding domain-containing protein, with protein sequence MDQEKVINNRIEQRTINNEQEKEIKVYDSIKCLFCGSLNIVKRGFRNGKQKYWCKKCNKVFVSTNNTSLFYIHQKSYKSFSKFLECLISDISTVDIAKICGVSTNTIYNWKKRVISQLLEKNKTYRCVFAELNEYDKLDDKISNLLIN encoded by the coding sequence ATGGATCAAGAAAAAGTTATTAATAATAGAATTGAACAGAGAACAATAAACAATGAACAAGAAAAGGAAATAAAAGTATATGATTCAATCAAATGCTTGTTTTGTGGTTCATTAAACATTGTAAAAAGAGGTTTCAGAAATGGAAAACAAAAATATTGATGCAAGAAATGTAATAAAGTTTTTGTTTCCACGAATAACACTTCACTCTTTTATATTCATCAAAAAAGCTATAAATCATTCTCAAAGTTTTTAGAATGCTTAATTAGCGACATTTCTACTGTAGATATAGCTAAAATTTGTGGTGTTTCAACAAACACAATTTATAACTGAAAAAAGAGAGTTATCTCACAACTTTTAGAGAAAAATAAAACATATAGATGTGTTTTTGCTGAATTAAATGAATATGATAAGTTAGATGATAAAATTAGTAATTTGTTGATAAATTAA
- a CDS encoding HTH domain-containing protein — MSFEEAKKIIKAMIKQNNKVSRKDISIKLGVSEKTITRYINEIPSIKYVGWGKYGHWIISQNVPQDVSQNVPRRS, encoded by the coding sequence ATGTCCTTCGAAGAAGCTAAAAAAATTATCAAAGCAATGATTAAACAAAATAATAAAGTTAGTCGTAAAGATATATCTATAAAATTGGGAGTTAGTGAAAAAACTATTACAAGATATATAAATGAAATTCCAAGCATTAAATATGTTGGATGAGGAAAATACGGTCATTGAATTATTTCTCAAAATGTCCCTCAAGATGTCTCTCAAAATGTCCCACGAAGAAGCTAA
- a CDS encoding type IV toxin-antitoxin system AbiEi family antitoxin domain-containing protein, protein MVQIKSESVLSELSKKNNGVVKIKDLTDLGVSKSSVYYLLKKYNYEKVGSGIFLRKDAWFDGMKILQKRLKNAIFSHDTALFLFNMTDVAPSTYSMTVINGYNTRHLKNDPVRIFRTSKYLFDLGITEIETPFGNKVKVYNVERTICDLLRNRNKLDIRFIQEGLKNFIRTKNIDYRLLEDYSRKFRVSKILNTYLEILL, encoded by the coding sequence ATGGTACAAATAAAAAGTGAATCAGTTTTAAGCGAATTGTCTAAAAAAAATAATGGAGTTGTAAAAATAAAAGATTTAACAGATTTAGGAGTTTCTAAGTCTTCAGTTTATTATTTATTAAAAAAATATAATTATGAAAAAGTCGGAAGTGGAATTTTTCTTAGAAAAGATGCTTGATTTGACGGAATGAAAATATTACAAAAACGCTTAAAAAATGCTATTTTTTCACACGACACAGCATTATTTTTATTTAATATGACCGACGTAGCGCCTTCAACTTATTCTATGACTGTTATAAACGGATATAATACAAGACACTTAAAAAATGATCCAGTAAGAATTTTTAGAACATCAAAATATTTATTTGATTTAGGTATAACTGAAATTGAGACACCTTTTGGTAATAAAGTTAAAGTTTATAATGTTGAAAGAACTATATGCGATTTACTCAGAAATAGAAATAAATTAGACATAAGATTTATTCAGGAAGGATTAAAAAATTTTATTAGAACAAAAAATATAGATTATCGTTTACTTGAAGATTATTCAAGAAAATTTAGAGTTTCAAAAATACTTAATACTTATTTGGAGATTTTACTTTAA
- a CDS encoding nucleotidyl transferase AbiEii/AbiGii toxin family protein produces the protein MYKTAQSFKDSVSNRSKITGISAEILFTRYMMDRFLDRLSNSIYQQHFIFKGGLLISSLLGIKNRTTMDIDTTVRNITFSRENINSIISDILKIDVNDNIQMKIWKIENIMKTRDNPGFRVIIECSIEKTKFFIRIDVSTGDCITPSEIEYTYETFIENKKLNLKTYPIETILSEKVQTILSRGKNNTRMRDFYDIHLLVETQEYNEKIFKQALINTCTNRSSLHILNDPFTYLKELENDDTLLSLWVKYQNTFSYAKTVKWECIYKSINKLIKVLEE, from the coding sequence ATGTACAAAACAGCACAATCATTTAAAGATAGCGTTTCTAATAGATCTAAGATAACTGGAATTTCAGCGGAAATATTATTTACTAGATATATGATGGACAGATTCTTAGATAGACTATCAAACTCAATTTATCAACAACATTTTATTTTTAAAGGTGGACTACTTATTTCATCACTTTTAGGTATTAAAAACAGAACTACAATGGATATCGATACTACAGTTAGAAATATTACTTTTTCAAGAGAAAATATCAATTCTATAATAAGTGATATATTAAAAATTGATGTAAATGATAATATTCAAATGAAAATTTGAAAGATTGAAAATATAATGAAAACAAGGGATAATCCTGGTTTTAGAGTAATAATAGAATGTTCGATAGAAAAAACAAAATTTTTTATTCGAATAGATGTTTCAACAGGTGATTGTATTACACCAAGCGAAATTGAATATACATATGAAACATTTATTGAAAATAAAAAGCTTAATTTAAAAACTTATCCTATAGAAACTATATTGTCTGAAAAAGTTCAAACTATCCTGTCTAGGGGTAAAAATAATACAAGAATGAGAGATTTTTATGATATTCACCTATTAGTCGAAACACAGGAATACAATGAAAAGATATTTAAGCAAGCTTTAATAAACACTTGCACAAACAGAAGCTCATTACATATATTAAATGACCCTTTTACTTATTTAAAGGAACTTGAAAATGATGATACACTTTTATCTCTATGAGTGAAATACCAAAATACATTTTCTTATGCTAAAACTGTAAAATGAGAGTGTATTTACAAATCAATTAATAAACTTATAAAAGTACTTGAAGAATAG
- the dnaB gene encoding replicative DNA helicase has protein sequence MILNNSTIHFDEFAEKKVLGMLLVSKEKKYFEEAQNLLSEKSFYSYANKLVYNALMDYYDKNKDVFIIEYQELVNYVLSSVSSNSEINIDFIHNLIINACLFENRFQHFQHLNRLRALREIETVLESMLYKVKTEQNTNIESFVSLIQKKITDASEKVKTNEYKSIKDISDNYFNDLMNKRLIKENNVFGVPSGYDALDKNTRGFKGGELVVIAARPAMGKTAFALNIATNAARYGKKVLFFSLEMSEFQLMSRIYSAITEIDASKLKRPQFISNEELRLIASAKQNVIDKISLFIDDSTSSKLEDIVFKARKVKKTTGLDLIIVDYLQLISDETKGQNRQNEVAKISRTLKQLARELDVPVIALSQLSRSVESREDKRPLLSDLRESGAIEQDADMVVFLYRDDYYNKNKKNSSFEQDQSIGSIVEVIIAKYRSGATDNKKLRFQMNISRFSEMPYIK, from the coding sequence ATGATCTTAAATAATTCAACGATCCATTTTGATGAATTTGCGGAGAAAAAAGTTTTAGGAATGCTTTTAGTCTCAAAAGAGAAAAAATACTTTGAAGAAGCTCAAAATCTTTTAAGCGAAAAATCTTTTTATTCATATGCAAATAAATTAGTTTATAACGCTTTAATGGACTACTATGATAAAAACAAAGACGTCTTTATCATAGAATACCAAGAATTAGTTAATTATGTTCTCTCATCTGTAAGTTCTAATAGCGAAATAAACATTGATTTTATACACAATTTAATTATTAATGCTTGTCTTTTTGAAAACAGATTTCAACACTTTCAACATCTTAATCGTTTAAGGGCGCTAAGAGAAATTGAAACCGTACTAGAATCAATGTTATATAAAGTTAAAACTGAACAAAATACAAATATTGAAAGTTTCGTTTCATTAATCCAGAAAAAAATTACTGATGCATCTGAAAAAGTTAAAACTAATGAATATAAATCCATTAAAGATATTTCAGATAATTACTTTAATGATTTAATGAATAAAAGACTAATAAAAGAAAACAATGTTTTTGGTGTTCCGTCTGGTTATGATGCATTAGATAAAAATACTCGAGGATTTAAAGGTGGGGAATTAGTTGTAATAGCAGCTCGTCCAGCTATGGGTAAAACTGCTTTTGCGTTAAATATAGCTACTAATGCTGCTAGATATGGTAAAAAAGTACTATTTTTTAGTTTAGAAATGTCTGAATTTCAACTTATGAGTAGAATATACTCAGCAATTACAGAAATTGATGCAAGTAAATTAAAAAGACCACAATTTATTTCAAATGAAGAATTAAGATTAATTGCATCAGCAAAGCAAAATGTAATTGATAAAATTTCACTTTTTATTGATGATTCAACATCTTCAAAATTGGAAGATATCGTCTTTAAGGCAAGAAAGGTTAAGAAAACAACAGGATTAGATTTAATTATTGTTGATTATTTACAATTAATTTCAGATGAAACAAAAGGACAAAATCGTCAAAATGAAGTAGCTAAAATTTCAAGAACATTAAAACAATTAGCACGTGAATTGGATGTGCCTGTTATAGCACTTTCTCAACTTTCTCGTTCAGTTGAAAGTAGGGAAGATAAAAGACCATTACTAAGTGATTTACGTGAGAGTGGAGCTATTGAACAGGATGCTGATATGGTTGTATTCCTCTACCGTGATGATTATTACAACAAAAACAAAAAGAATTCTTCTTTTGAACAAGATCAATCTATTGGTTCTATTGTTGAAGTAATTATTGCAAAATATCGTTCAGGTGCTACGGATAACAAGAAATTAAGATTTCAAATGAATATTAGTCGCTTTAGTGAAATGCCTTACATAAAATAG